In one Umezawaea sp. Da 62-37 genomic region, the following are encoded:
- a CDS encoding DUF6355 family natural product biosynthesis protein, translating to MLVNSSILRRVIGVLAIVFGLTLTLMGGSASAQVYGRAEPASSTQAGTVSPYPSGAGINQQDALVRDAAQPSGGVSTQGAEICGYWLNRDSYYTHCGSNSIVIHVDFAFTSDREITVWPGRTNLSQHWALRNQGGWIYDAYCVQRC from the coding sequence ATGCTCGTGAACAGCTCAATTCTCAGGCGCGTTATTGGCGTCCTGGCCATCGTATTCGGCCTGACGCTGACCCTGATGGGCGGCAGCGCGTCCGCGCAGGTGTACGGCAGAGCAGAGCCCGCGTCATCCACACAGGCCGGCACCGTGTCGCCGTACCCGTCCGGAGCTGGGATCAACCAGCAGGACGCGCTGGTTCGCGACGCCGCACAGCCGTCCGGAGGTGTCAGCACCCAGGGCGCGGAAATCTGCGGTTACTGGCTCAATCGCGATTCCTACTACACCCACTGCGGCTCCAACTCCATCGTCATCCACGTCGACTTCGCCTTCACGAGCGATCGGGAGATCACCGTGTGGCCAGGCCGCACCAACCTGTCCCAGCACTGGGCCCTGCGAAATCAAGGAGGCTGGATTTACGACGCCTACTGCGTCCAGCGCTGCTGA
- a CDS encoding helix-turn-helix domain-containing protein gives MRVTMVSTQEAPEVDMTGKRVRNASPKENSRFLSVGAVAKIFGVSAQTVYRSIHDGQIAVVHFRGRMVIPAAVVDKLEQDALDQASIEESSNEAAS, from the coding sequence GTGCGGGTGACGATGGTGTCAACCCAGGAAGCTCCGGAGGTCGATATGACCGGTAAGCGCGTCAGGAACGCGTCTCCCAAGGAAAATTCGCGATTCTTGTCGGTCGGCGCCGTGGCGAAAATCTTCGGCGTCTCAGCCCAGACCGTCTATCGGTCGATCCATGACGGTCAAATCGCGGTCGTACATTTCCGCGGCCGTATGGTGATCCCGGCTGCGGTCGTGGACAAGTTGGAACAGGACGCGCTCGATCAAGCGAGCATTGAGGAGTCGTCGAACGAAGCGGCCTCGTGA
- a CDS encoding ISAs1 family transposase — MTSSLITALTVTTPSTHTPPAPVTDGEHGGLLDALAKVPDPRDPRGIRYPLPALLMVAVCAVLAGASSFAAITDWLQDLDSQTRHRLGFDRIPAGTTIWRLLTRLDANLLATILASWLTTRSRQSVPLQPRRYRHIIAVDGKTLRGARVHDGRQVHLLSALDTSTGIVLAQVTVNTKSNEIPAFTPLLDAVHKVTGSLKDIVFVADALHTQTGHAQQVAAHGAHLITAVKGNQPKLFAQLKSLPWPQIPAGDRTHDRGHGRRETRTVKALTLRIPGGILFPHAQQAVRITRSRTTSTKTTRETVYFTVSLPASDALPADLLDWIRREWLIENQIHHVRDVTFREDSHQARTGTGPAVIATLRNTAIGWHRTNGDTNIARALRRANRRSHDLISAVTSSYPTTQ, encoded by the coding sequence ATGACATCATCTCTCATCACCGCACTGACCGTCACGACACCCTCCACCCACACCCCACCAGCGCCCGTCACCGATGGTGAGCATGGCGGTCTGCTGGACGCCTTGGCGAAAGTCCCGGATCCGCGTGACCCGCGCGGAATCCGCTACCCGCTGCCCGCCCTGCTCATGGTCGCGGTCTGCGCGGTCCTGGCCGGCGCGTCATCATTCGCGGCGATCACCGACTGGCTGCAGGATCTCGACAGCCAAACCCGTCACCGGCTCGGCTTCGACCGCATCCCCGCCGGCACAACGATATGGCGGCTGCTGACCCGCCTCGACGCCAACCTGCTGGCCACCATCCTCGCCAGCTGGCTCACCACCCGCTCCCGGCAATCAGTACCACTCCAACCCCGCCGATACCGCCACATCATCGCCGTGGACGGCAAAACCCTGCGCGGCGCCCGCGTCCACGACGGCCGCCAAGTCCATCTGCTCTCCGCACTGGACACCAGCACCGGCATCGTCCTGGCCCAGGTCACCGTGAACACGAAATCGAACGAAATCCCCGCGTTCACACCGCTTCTCGACGCCGTCCACAAGGTCACGGGCAGCCTGAAAGACATCGTGTTCGTCGCCGACGCGCTGCACACCCAAACCGGCCACGCCCAGCAAGTCGCCGCCCACGGAGCCCACCTGATCACCGCGGTCAAGGGCAACCAGCCGAAGTTGTTCGCCCAGCTCAAATCCCTGCCCTGGCCCCAAATCCCGGCCGGGGACCGCACCCACGACCGTGGTCACGGACGCCGCGAGACCCGCACCGTCAAAGCCCTCACCCTGCGCATCCCCGGCGGCATCCTGTTCCCCCACGCCCAACAGGCCGTCCGGATCACTCGCAGCCGCACCACCAGCACGAAGACCACCCGTGAAACGGTCTACTTCACCGTGTCCCTGCCCGCCAGCGATGCCCTGCCAGCCGATCTGCTGGACTGGATCCGCCGCGAATGGCTCATCGAGAACCAGATCCACCACGTCCGCGACGTAACGTTCCGTGAAGACTCACACCAAGCCCGGACAGGCACCGGCCCCGCCGTCATCGCGACCCTGCGCAACACCGCGATCGGCTGGCACCGCACCAACGGCGACACCAACATCGCTCGTGCCCTTCGACGCGCCAACCGCCGATCACACGACCTGATCTCTGCCGTGACCAGCAGCTACCCCACAACGCAATGA